In Leucoraja erinacea ecotype New England chromosome 9, Leri_hhj_1, whole genome shotgun sequence, the genomic window ggtgtttacaaatttttgcaaagtaattaaaaataaataactgaaatatcatatttacataagtattcagaccctttgctatgacactcaaaattgagcttaggttcatcctattgattatccttgagatgtttctacaacttgattggactccactagtggtaaattaaattgattggacatgatttgcaaaggcacacacctgtctatataaggtcccacagttgacagtgcatgtcagagcaaaaaaccaagccatgaagacgaaggaattgtccgtagacctccgagacaggattgtgtcgagacacagatctggggaagggtataaaacaatttctgcagcattgcaggtcccgaagagcacagtggcctccgtcattcttaaatggaagaactttggaaccaccaggattctTCATAGAACTGgttgcccggccaaactgagcaatcgggggaggaagggccttggtcagggaggtgaccaagaacccgatggtcactctgacagagctccagagttcctctgtggagatgggagaaccttccagaaggacaaccatatctgcagcactccaccaatcaggcctttatggtagagtggccagacggaagccactcctcagtaaaaggcacatgacagcccgcttggagtttgccaaaaggcacctaaaggactcggaccatgagaaacaagatgtggtggtctgatgaaaccaagattgaactctttggcctgaatgccaagcatcgcgcctggaggaaactaggcactgctcatcacctggccaatatatCTACGGTGAAGTATGGTGGTGgcaacatcatgctgtggggatgtttttcagtggcaggaaatgggagactaatcaggatcgagggaaagatgaacagagcaaagcagtgagatccttgatgaaaacctgctctagagcgttctggacctaagactggggcggaggttcatctTGCATCAGGATAACGACTCTAAGCATGTAGCCAAGGCAACGTAGGAGTGGCTTCATGAGAAGTCtgcgaatgtccttgagtggcctagccagagcccggacttgaacccgatcgaacatctctggagggacctaaaAATAGAAGTGCAtggatgctccccatccaacctgacagagcttcaaaggatctgcagagaagaatgggagaaattacccaaatacaggtgtgccaagcttgtagcgtcataccctagaagacttgaggctgtaatcgctgtcaAAGGTGCCGCaacaatcagaatcagaatcacactttattcgccaagtatgttttgcaacatacgaggaatttcattggccaggtcagtcatacaattaaaattaacagatcactcaaaaacacattttaacatgaacatccactacagtgactcctacacattcctcactgtgatggaaggcgaaataaagttcaagtccttcccatagttcttcctcggtcgtgatcctcgagcccccgttgatgcgacgatcttgactcccgtagccggcggcgttcaggccctccgcgtcgaggtgatccgctcccgcatcgggggatgTCGGGTCCCCGCGCCGcgtgatcgaacctcgcgtcggggctggtgaaccttctgcgacgttggagctcccgactcgaccTCAccggagactgcgagcccttggtgtTGGTTCCGCGGTGGGAGCGAAGGGATctgctccaatgttaagtccgcgccccgcggtctgaatacttatgtaaatgtgatctttcagttatttctttttaattacctagcaaaaaattctaaacacctgacCTGCTTTCGCTTTTTAATTATGGGGTATTGAGTGTagtttgatgataaaaaaaaaaaggatttaatctattttagaataaggctgtaacgtagaaaaatgtggaaaaagtgaaagtgtctgaatattttctgaatgcaatgtagatcagcaatgattgaatggcggtaaacgtgatgggctgaatggctcaatGCTACTCTTATCACCTATGACCTATCTTGTGGCAGATccacatatttaagagggagttagatgtggcccttggggctaaagggatcagggggtatggagaaaaggcaggtacaggatactgagttggatgatcagccatgatcatattgaatggtggtgcaggctcgaagggtcgaaaggcctactcctgcacctattttctatatttcgatgtttctatcacTTACGAATCACATATTAACATTACAAATCCCCAATGTTCAGTGCAAAACTGAAATCAATTTTCACCAAAGTATCTGATATATTTACATAGCTTTTCTGCATTTCCATCAGTTCCAACACTAACTTCATGAGAATTATTGATGAGAAAGTTGACTTGCAAATGATATTTCAAACCTGGCTGTTGGTTACCATAAGATGTTTGGGCATTTGTTAGTTGTAAACCAGGTCCCGGCAATGATCCTTGCTGaaccttttagtttagagatacatggtggaaagaaacccttcagcccaccaggtccacactgactatcaatcacccgtgcactagttctttattatcacacttttgcatcctacacactaggggcaatttacagaagcctattaacctacgaatctgcacatctttggaatgtgggtggaagccggagcacctgaagaaaccgcatgaggtcaccgggagaatgtacaaactcggcacagacagcagccatagttagaattgaacccgtgtctctagcaCTAGCACTAGCACTgaggctctaccgctgtgccacccactgATCACAAACCTCTGGTAAACAAAAACCCCTTTCTATCACAACTTTTTGTCTTCTatgaccaagccaattttgtatccaacatACTAACACACTATGGATCCCATGTGACTTAGTCTTCTGGACCAGCCTAGTTACTGCCATAGATGTGTGCCAAGAAATAAACTGGAAAAAGAAACCACCATTTAAAGAATCCAACTGAATCATGGTGAATTTTCTGCGTTTATTTTATGGGAAATATTATGGTCATAGTTACTAGTGAACATATGGCAAAATCATAACTTTGCCTAGTATCGTGCTCGTGCGTTAATACCATATTTCACCTAAtgtgaattattttttatttagacTTCGAAAAAAAGTAATACAGAGTAGAGAAGAACTTTTAGCTGCTGGATTTGCtgaaaaaacatttgaaaattcTTGCAGCACAGTAAGTATATATTTTCTGAAAAGTGATAGTTTTAAGGTTTTGCTACAACCCTTTGTCTCAACTACTCAAATTGCCACAATTACAGCCTTACCTGCAGAGTGGATGCAAATGAGGGATGATTAGACTTTAATCacagtgccttccatcacagtgaggaatgtggggaatccactgtggtggatgtttatattgacttttatgtagttagaagcatagaaaataggtgcaggagtaggccattcggcccttcgagcctgcaccgccattcaatatgatcatggctgatcatccaactcagtatcctgtacctgccttctctccatacccccagatccatttagccacaagggccacatctaactccctcttaaatatagccaatgaactggactcaactaccttctgcgggagagaattccagagattcaccactctctgtgtgaaaaaagttttcctcatctcggtcctaaaagatttcccccttatccttaaactgtgactccttgttctggacttccccaagatcggaaacaatcttcctgcatctagcctgttaggctgtgggccgaggagctttattctgcagttttgtgacccaagtcgccaaactacatgaaattttcacatattgtgtaaaaatatttatatacatcacccctgaaactcgatatgaagaagacttgcacatttttattaaattagaaaaaaacggaaaaatgtcgggaattttttagtccaatcaaagcacgtttaacattgagttgtctgccagttggccaatcacgcgctttgtttcaggctagcacacaaaatggctgagggggcttcacagatgcctgttttactggagattccgatttgttgttctgtggaataaatgtcgtggaaacttgcagcaggtaattgtatttagtgggaaaaagCGTGCTTTAATAGGACTAAAAAATTCCTGACATTTTTCCggattttctctaatttaataaaaatgtgcaagtcttcttcatattgagtttcaggggtgatgtatataaatatttttacacaatatgtgaaaattgcatgtagtttggtgacttgggtcatgaaatcctatttctagacacatttttgaagctcggcccacagcctatgtccaaccccttaaaaattttgtaagtttctataagatcccccctcaatcttctaaattctagcgagtacaaaccgagtctatccagtctttcttcatatgaaagtcctgacatcccaggaatcagtctggtgaaccttctctgtactccctctatggcaagaatgtatttcctcagattaggagaccaaaactgtacgcaatactccaggtgtggtctcaccaagaccctgtacaactgcagtagaacctccctgctcctatactcaaatccttttgctatgaatgctaacataccattcgccttcttcactgcctgctgcacctgcatgcctacttttaatgactggtgtaccatgacacccaggtctcgttgcatctccccctttcctaatcggccaccattcagataataatctactttcctgtttttaccaccaaagtggataacctcacatttatccacattatattgcatctaccatgcatttgcccactcacccagcctaaccaaatcaccttgcagcctcctagcatcctcctcacagctaacactgcccctcagcttcgtgtcatccgcaaacttggagatgttgcgttcaattccctcgtccaaatcaataatatatatcgtaaatagctggggtcccagcactgagccttgcggtaccccactagtcactgcctgccattgtgaaaaggacccatttactcctactctttgcttcctgtctgccagccagttctctatccacatcaatactgaacccccaataccgtgcgctttaagtttgtatactagtctcttatgtgggaccttgtcgaaagccttctgaaagtccagatacaccacatccactggttctcccttatccactctactagttacatcctcgaaaaattctataagattcgtcagacatgatttacccttcataaatccatgctgactttgtccaatgatttcaccactttccaaatgtgctgctatcccatctttaataactgattctagcagtttccccactaccgacgttagactaactggtctgtaattcctcgttttctctctccctccctttttaaaaagtagtgttacattagctaccctccaatcctcaggaactactgcagaatctaaagagttttgaaaaattaccactaatgcatccactatttctggggctacttcctgaagtactctgggatgcaacttatctggccctggggatttatcggcctttaattcattcaatttacctaacaccacttccccgctaacctggatttcactcagttcctccatctcatttgacccccggtcccctgctatttccggaagattatttatgtcttccttaataataataataataattttatttatagagcactttaaaaacaatcatagttgcaacaaagtgctgtacatcactaatcattgacaaaaaagttaatacacaccaataataacaatcaaaagaaatagtaggaaaagatatgtaaaataaagaaacattaaaaataaaaacagaagcaaagtctcaggcatggtcaaaagccagggagtacaaatgtcttccttagtgaagacagaaccaaagtagttaatcaattggtctgccatgtccttgttccccatgatctattcacccgtttctgactgcaaaggacctacatttgttttaactaatctttttctcttcacatatctataaaagcatttacagtcagtttttatgttccctgccagttttctatcataatctgttttccctttcctaattaagccctttgtcctcctctgctggtctctgaatttctcccagtcctctggtaggctgctttttctggctaatttgtatgcttcatcttttgttttgatactatccctgatttcccttgttgtccacggatgcactaccttccctgctttatttttttgccaaactgggatgaacaattgttgtagttcatccatgcagtctttaaatgccttccattgcatatccaccgtcaacccattaagaatcaatcgccagtctatcttggccaattcatgtctcatatcctcaaagttacctttctttaagttcaggacccttgtttctgaattaacggtgtcactctccatcctcatGAAGAACTCaagcatattatggtcactcttgcccaaggggccacgcacaacaagactgctaactaacccttcctcattactcaatacccagtctagaatagcctgctctctcgttggttcctctacatgttggtttagaaaactatcccgcatacattccaagaaatcctcttcctcagcacccttgccaatttgattcacccaatctatatgtagattgaagtcacccattataactgttttacctttgttgcacgcatttctaatttcctgtttgatgccatccccaactctactactgttaggtggcctgtacacaactcccactagcattttctgccccttagtgtttcgcagctctacccatatcgattctacatcctcaaagctaatgtccttcctttctaatgcgttaatctgctctaaccagcaactctaccacatcccctttccctttctgtctatccctcctgaatatccctggatgttcagctcccagccttggtcaccctggagccatgtctccgtgatcccaactgtatcatagtcattaatagctatctgcacattcaactcatccaccttattacgaatgctccttgcattgagacacaaagccttcagtcttgttgcttttttttagtatggctgtatgttaattcgcatatcactgtaccttaattggtacacgtgacaataaaagacctttgaactgAACATCTGCTTGGTTAACGACTGACCTGTCCAAACCCAGACCAAGGGCATAATTAGTTTTTCCTACTTAACCTACGCAGTTGGGCCCTGTTGGGCTAGCCAACCTCCACTAAACCACCTCTACTAAAACCAAGAGCTCTTCTGATCTGAGCCCAGGGGGGATTTTTGTTTTTTGGCATTCTTCTATGTTTGATCCCACCAGGGAGGGTAGATAGACTCTATTGCTAACCTCCCCTTAAGATAAAACAATCAGTTGTTTATAAGCTAATAAACCAATGTGGAAATatgtctgaatctgaagaagggtctcgacccgaaacgtcacccattccttctctccagagatgctgcctgtcccactgagttactccagcatttttttgtctgccTTGGGAAAAATGTTAATTGTGGAATCATTCCATTCTCCCTGTTTCTCCATCTCTTTTGTATCTATTCTGATAGGAGGTTTTATTCACTCTGGTCCCttcaaaatgtttgttttttctttaacTGTTTTCTTTCCTTATTTCCTTAACATACCATAGTTGACAGGGCTCTCAATGAATGCTGCCTTCCTAGAGCCAGAACAGTAGGGTTCCTCTTGTCCTAGTTTTCCAGCCGACCAGCCTCCACATTCACCGTCTTCCGTTATAATTTCCATCTCCTTCAATCACCAGACATGACTTCAATCTTAACTTTCtgtttcattttttttgtttttggatggtGGTCCTTAAATTATTTTTATGACAATTTTGATCTGCACCCATTCATGCACACTACCCCATCCTCTAACTCAACGCAACTTGAAATTGTCTACCTTACTTTTAATGTTCCAGTGAGGAATCATTTGGTCAAAAACCTAAACGCTTTCTCTCCCCCTTGGATGCACTTGACTTACTGAGtgattcctgcattttgtatatTTTTGGCTATCCTACATCTGCCGATTTTTATTTTGCTGCAATGGAAATGTTTTCTTTTTGGTGTATTTGATGGTGTTTAATCTCAGAATATTTTTATTGGGGAAATTGCTTAACATACCTTGATGAGTATTAATCTAAAAGAGTCACTCCAATTGTTCTAAGTTTGTTTACGAGCTGTAGTTTCCTTTTTATGAAAAAAATTGCATTGATACAGATGTTACTGTTAGGTTCTCTGGTTCTAGTTTATGGATGTGATTGACCTGGTAGAATCGGATGGTTCGGTCTCTAAACTACTTGCTGTTTTCAATGATCGTGGTGCTTCAGATCATTTAGTGCAATATCTTCGACTACTAACATCCGCATACTTGCAGAAACAGTCCGAGTTCTTTGAATTTTTCCTCGAGGGAGGAATAAGTATTAAAGACTTCTGTGCTCAGGTCAGTTTTAGAATTGGTTATATTGATTAGTTTTATTCATTGATGGAGTCTGCCGTCAAACTTCAGAAGTAATAAAAAATGTTGGTAAAAGTTAATTATGAACAGTATTATAAGTCCACGGTTCTGAACGAATATATGTTGACCTATAAGTGTGGGATTGAAACATTACAATACCACAGATGTAATCTGTAATCCTTGTAAGGTTTAACAGGGAAAATCATTGatgtgaaatgaaataacctttgaACATAACACCATTCTGGTTTTATGAAAGATATATGCTTGATCATATTTAAGATGCCCATTATTCTTTTTATAGTGTTTGAAGTACAGCAAAACATTGGAGTTCATCGTAGTTTGAGGAAAGGATCCAGATAAATAACTTAAGAAAAATTGATAGATTATTTTTCTTCCTCATTCTATTTAAtaccaattcatttcatttccaaacaAAGATCATAATATAAAAATAATCATAGTTGAATTTCTGACCAAAAATATTTTGGCCCATCTTTTAATGTAAAATAGATTTGTTAATTATAGGATGATTGCTGATATAGGGGTATGGATGGGTAATTGAGATGTGGTGGGGTAATTACTTTCTGCAGCCTTGCTCTTGTAGAACTTGTTTTATATATGTAGTAATACCTAGTTTTTCTCCCATAGGAAGTGGAACCGATGGCTGTGGAAAGTGACCACATTCATATCACCGCACTGACCCAAGCATTGGGTATATCAATCCAAGTGGAGTATATGGACAAAACAGACACTGAAATCAACCATCACATCTTTCCGGAGGGATCAAAGCCTTTGGTCTATCTGCTTTACAAACCGGGCCATTACGATATACTTTACAAAACGAGCAATACCAAATAGACTTAATTTCACCTTGCATCTAGAGGTTTTAGTGCTTTGGGTACTATTTAGTTGGGGGAACGTTTTGATGAGAGAGGACAGGTGCAATATTTGTGGGGAAGAAAATGAATCAAGATAAATGGAGCACCTCTTAGGCATCTTTTGACATACACAATTAATGTCTATCCCCAACAAAAATCAAGTGCATTTAGAATTTTGTATATATTAGTGGGCATAGTTGTACAAAGTCTATACCATTTTGATATAGCTTCCATCAtacttttaaatttagtttaaaaatcttCATCCATTAATTAACATATTCCTAATACTTTTCCAAAGGAAcagcgcagcccccccccccacacacattttTGTTTATACTGGATTTGTAGGTTGGGACTCCTTCCATTTTACCACACTAAATTACAAAGAGTGAAGTTCAGTTAAATTTTTGTAATTATAAAGTAAATTCTACAATGGATTTAATGTACTTGCATCCAAAGGTGACGGCTTAATTGTTGACACTTCAATGTTTTGTGCACAACAATGGCTCCTCCTGCTGGAAGGTTTACACTAGTCCTGCTTTTAAAACGGGCCGTAACTCTGATTTAAACCCCATTTTTGAAAGTGTGTGGAAGTTTAATTTGGATTCCGATTTAAACACTTATCTAATGGTGACTAATTCGATAACTGATTCATTGTGTGGCATATACTGAGTGCAAAAATTTATATTTCAAATGAAATTGTTTACAGGCAAAGTAACTTGACCATCTACCTAC contains:
- the LOC129699971 gene encoding ubiquitin thioesterase OTUB2-like isoform X1, producing the protein MCQSPGHAPLVSPEREPAGRPPGGASRGTMDGAHGSVRIVSDQSEIRSLGEDHPEDRIYQQKVQDISRKYAFFRRTLGDGNCFYRALSFAYLESLLENKKGVKKLRKKVIQSREELLAAGFAEKTFENSCSTFMDVIDLVESDGSVSKLLAVFNDRGASDHLVQYLRLLTSAYLQKQSEFFEFFLEGGISIKDFCAQEVEPMAVESDHIHITALTQALGISIQVEYMDKTDTEINHHIFPEGSKPLVYLLYKPGHYDILYKTSNTK
- the LOC129699971 gene encoding ubiquitin thioesterase OTUB2-like isoform X2; the encoded protein is MCQSPGHAPLVSPEREPAGRPPGGASRGTMDGAHGSVRIVSDQSEIRSLGEDHPEDRIYQQKVQDISRKYAFFRRTLGDGNCFYRALSFAYLESLLENKKGVKKLRKKVIQSREELLAAGFAEKTFENSCSTKQSEFFEFFLEGGISIKDFCAQEVEPMAVESDHIHITALTQALGISIQVEYMDKTDTEINHHIFPEGSKPLVYLLYKPGHYDILYKTSNTK